TCCAGGAAAAGAGTACCTTTATCAGCTAATTCCAGAAATCCGGTTTTATCGGATAAAGCCCCGGTGAAACTTCCTTTCAGGTGACCAAAAAATTCGCTTTCTGCCAGGGTTTCAGGGATGGAACTGCTGTTTACTGCTACGATCAAATGATCTTTACGAGTACTGGCAAAATGAATAATATTGGCTATGATCTCCTTGCCGGTGCCGCTTTCTCCCAGGATCAGGACATTTGTATCAGGATGAACAGCAGCTGTCATCGCCAAATCTAATACTTTTTTTATTTTTTTACTGTTGCCGACCAAGTCCATGTGGATTGCTTTTTTCAGCGCTGTAGAAATGAGAGAATTATGTTTTTTAAGTTCTATAACTCTTTTGGAGCTTTCTTCATATTTATTCTGCAGACCAGATATTTTCTCGATCATTTCCTTATTGAGGATTTTATCCTTTTGTTCAGAATATTTGCGATAGAAAAAAAGAGCAGTTTGATAATCTTTCTTTTTTTCATAGATTTCGCTTAATAATTGATAATTATTTTTTATTTGTTCCTGGATATTCTGCTTTTTTGATAATTCCAGGCTTTGCTGAATATATTTAATTGCCAGATCATATTTCCCTTTTTTCAGATACACACTACCGATAAATTCAAGATAATAAGGAATATATTTCGTATTGTTGGTTTCTTTTGTTATTTCCAAGGCTTTATTATAATATTTCAGGGCTTTGTCATATTGGTTAAGATCTTCATACACACCACCGATATTGCTGGTAAAAAGAGCAATTTGTACTTTCATGTTCAATTTTTTGATAATATTCAGTGCTTTTTTGTAGAATTCTATGGATTTATGCGGATCCTCATTGCAATATGAAACACCGAGATTGTTCAAATTTTTTGCAATACCGAATGAATAATTTAATTCTTTGTACATGTGTAACGCTCGTAAGAAAAATTCTCTGCTTTTATCAATTTGTTTCAATTTATCATAAATTATCCCAATATTTTCCAGGGATTCAGCAAACTTAATTTTCTCAAATCTATTATCCTTT
This genomic interval from Candidatus Cloacimonadota bacterium contains the following:
- a CDS encoding tetratricopeptide repeat protein, producing MRTADNTIEQLEKKLQKAKQTFNEEKIIKTLELLLNKYNSFRDYHKVIKTAKELYPIYERKGNEKKKAETLLILGRVFALIADYETSIVYIKEAKKTFIELNNSLKIAIADKELGYNYRNLGKYDEALVYLLSAVKTLKENKRILEKKDNRFEKIKFAESLENIGIIYDKLKQIDKSREFFLRALHMYKELNYSFGIAKNLNNLGVSYCNEDPHKSIEFYKKALNIIKKLNMKVQIALFTSNIGGVYEDLNQYDKALKYYNKALEITKETNNTKYIPYYLEFIGSVYLKKGKYDLAIKYIQQSLELSKKQNIQEQIKNNYQLLSEIYEKKKDYQTALFFYRKYSEQKDKILNKEMIEKISGLQNKYEESSKRVIELKKHNSLISTALKKAIHMDLVGNSKKIKKVLDLAMTAAVHPDTNVLILGESGTGKEIIANIIHFASTRKDHLIVAVNSSSIPETLAESEFFGHLKGSFTGALSDKTGFLELADKGTLFLDEIADTPVSLQSKLLRVLENKRIKKIGSKTEMQVDFRIIAATNKNIDELLENESFRLDLLHRINTITIRIPPLRERPADIKPLLEYFIRELSKTLKKPIPKINAAVIDKLKKYYFPGNVRELKNMVEKAMIMLK